One Panicum virgatum strain AP13 chromosome 9K, P.virgatum_v5, whole genome shotgun sequence genomic region harbors:
- the LOC120649205 gene encoding galactokinase-like — MAQLPSGSVEAELVPTLSSLEPVYGEGSQLDEARLRFARLGDRFQAVHGARPALFARSPGRVNLIGEHIDYEGYSVLPMAIRQDMIVAIRKADGGQVRVANVDDKYPVCVYPADPDKEIDIKNHKWGHYFMCGYKGVYEYCRSKGIDLGKPVALDVVVDGTVPQGSGLSSSAAFVCSATIAIMGVLEKNFPKKEVAQFTCLSERHIGTQSGGMDQAISIMAKPGFAELIDFNPIHATDVQLPRGGTFVIAHCLAESKKAETAATNYNNRVVECRLAAIVLAIKLGMDAKKAVSSVTALSDVEGLCVSFAGNEGSSDPGVAVKKLLLEEPYTAEEIEKITGESLTSIFKSSQTSLDVIKAAKHYKLFQRASHVYSEARRVYAFRDTVSSKLSEEDKLKKLGDLMNESHYSCSVLYECSCPELEELVKICRDHGALGARLTGAGWGGCAVALVKEPIVPQFILNLKEMFYKSRIDRGVIKQTDLGLYVFASKPSSGAAIFKL; from the exons ATGGCGCAGCTGCCGTCTGGgagcgtcgaggcggagctcgTCCCGACGCTCTCCTCGCTGGAGCCGGTCTACGGCGAGGGCTCCCAGCTCGACGAGGCGCGGCTCCGCTTCGCGCGCCTCGGGGACCGCTTCCAGGCCGTCCACGGCGCCCGCCCAGCGCTCTTCGCCCGCTCCCCAG GGAGGGTGAATCTGATCGGGGAGCACATCGACTACGAGGGCTACTCGGTGCTGCCCATGGCCATCCGCCAGGACATGATCGTCGCGATCCGGAAGGCAGACGGCGGCCAGGTGCGGGTCGCCAATGTCGACGACAAGTACCCCGTCTGCGTCTACCCGGCCGACCCCGACAAG GAAATTGACATAAAAAACCACAAATGGGGGCACTATTTCATGTGTGG ATACAAGGGCGTATATGAATATTGTAGATCAAAAGGGATAGATCTGGGCAAACCTGTTGCGCTTGATGTTGTTGTTGACGGCACAGTACCTCAAG GATCTGGTCTGTCAAGCTCTGCAGCATTTGTCTGTTCAGCAACAATTGCTATCATGGGGGTCCTTGAGAAAAACTTCCCAAAG AAAGAAGTTGCTCAATTCACGTGTCTGTCCGAGCGCCACATTGGAACACAGTCTGGAGGTATGGATCAG GCTATATCAATCATGGCCAAACCTGGATTCGCTGAGTTGATAGACTTTAACCCAATCCATGCAACTGATGTCCAACTACCTCGAGGTGGTACATTTGTTATTGCCCATTGTTTGGCAGAGTCCAAGAAAGCAGAGACAGCCGCAACAAACTACAACAACCGTGTTGTGGAGTGTCGCTTAGCAGCA ATTGTTCTTGCCATCAAACTAGGGATGGATGCCAAAAAAGCTGTCTCTTCTGTTACAGCGCTCTCAGATGTTGAGGGGCTATGTGTTTCTTTTGCTGGGAATGAAGGTTCATCTGACCCTGGAGTAGCTGTGAAG AAACTTCTGCTTGAGGAGCCATATACAGCagaagaaatagagaaaattacAGGTGAAAGCCTGACATCTATCTTCAAGAGCTCCCAAACTTCCTTGGATGTTATAAAAGCTGCAAAGCACTACAAGCTATTTCAG CGTGCTAGTCATGTCTACTCGGAAGCAAGGCGGGTTTATGCCTTCAGGGATACTGTCTCGTCAAAGCTCAG TGAGGAAGATAagcttaagaaactcggtgatCTTATGAACGAAAGCCATTATAGCTGCAGCGTGCTATATGAATGCAG CTGCCCTGAGCTGGAGGAGCTTGTGAAAATATGTAGAGACCATGGAGCCCTGGGAGCGCGTCTCACGGGAGCTGGCTGGGGCGGCTGTGCAGTCGCTCTAGTCAAAGAACCCATCGTCCCGCAGTTCATCCTCAATCTAAAG GAAATGTTCTACAAATCAAGGATCGACCGGGGAGTGATCAAGCAAACGGATCTGGGGCTGTACGTGTTCGCGTCCAAGCCGTCGAGCGGCGCGGCCATATTCAAGTTGTAG